Proteins encoded in a region of the Armatimonadota bacterium genome:
- the purH gene encoding bifunctional purine biosynthesis protein PurH, with the protein MSQIRRALLSVSDKTGIVSFAQALSEMGVQIISTGGTARTLQQAGIPVTPVEQVTGFPEMMEGRVKTLHPAIHAGILADRRKPEHLQALQAAGIEPIDLVCVNLYPFESTVTRPGTTLDEAMENIDIGGPTMVRAAAKNHESVAVVVDPADYEPIIEEMRASAGTISLETRRRLAAKAFAHTAFYDAQIAAYLRQQFTAETLFPQEFTVALRKVQELRYGENPHQKAAFYRIPGFTEPSIATARQIHGKELSYNNLLDCDAALELVKEFANDRPACVIIKHTNPCGVAIADTLPEAVERARMADPVSAFGGIMALNRPVDTATAEKITAPNTFFECVIAPGFAEEALPILTEKKKWGANLRLLEVGELTPPRDGVILRGLTGSVLVQTRDVQLLQTRTDLGQEQPGTYNLRDLKREAITVVTQRQPTDEELEQLVFAWKVVKHVKSNAIVLAKDWVIVGVGAGQMNRVQSVRLACEAAGERSKGAVLASDAFFPFPDNVEAAAIAGVTAIIQPGGSVKDHEVIAAADRLGLAMVFTGMRHFRH; encoded by the coding sequence ATGAGCCAGATACGACGGGCACTGCTCAGCGTTTCGGATAAAACGGGCATCGTGTCGTTCGCCCAAGCGCTGAGCGAAATGGGTGTGCAGATTATCTCCACAGGTGGAACCGCACGCACCCTGCAGCAAGCAGGTATCCCCGTCACCCCGGTGGAACAGGTCACCGGCTTTCCCGAGATGATGGAAGGGCGAGTAAAGACTCTGCACCCTGCCATCCACGCAGGCATCCTTGCCGATCGCCGCAAGCCCGAACATCTACAGGCTCTGCAAGCGGCAGGTATCGAGCCGATTGACCTCGTGTGCGTGAACCTGTACCCCTTCGAAAGCACGGTCACCCGTCCTGGTACCACGCTAGACGAGGCGATGGAGAATATCGATATCGGTGGTCCCACGATGGTGCGCGCCGCCGCCAAAAACCATGAGAGCGTAGCCGTCGTGGTAGACCCCGCCGACTATGAGCCTATCATTGAAGAGATGCGGGCAAGCGCAGGCACAATCAGCCTGGAGACGCGGCGCCGGCTGGCAGCAAAGGCGTTTGCGCATACTGCCTTTTATGACGCGCAGATCGCAGCATACCTGCGACAACAGTTCACTGCCGAAACCCTCTTCCCGCAAGAGTTTACTGTCGCCCTGCGCAAGGTACAGGAGCTGCGCTATGGCGAGAACCCTCACCAGAAGGCGGCGTTCTATCGCATACCCGGCTTCACCGAGCCCAGCATCGCCACAGCACGACAGATACACGGCAAAGAGCTCTCCTACAACAACCTGCTGGACTGCGACGCCGCGCTGGAGCTGGTGAAGGAGTTCGCCAACGACCGACCCGCCTGCGTCATCATCAAACACACGAACCCCTGCGGCGTGGCGATAGCGGATACCCTGCCTGAAGCGGTGGAGCGTGCCCGCATGGCAGACCCCGTTTCCGCCTTCGGAGGCATCATGGCGCTGAATCGCCCCGTAGATACTGCCACCGCAGAGAAGATTACCGCGCCCAATACCTTTTTCGAGTGCGTCATCGCGCCCGGATTCGCAGAAGAGGCCTTGCCCATTCTTACCGAGAAGAAAAAGTGGGGAGCGAACCTGCGCCTGCTGGAAGTGGGGGAACTCACGCCGCCGCGGGACGGAGTGATTCTGCGTGGGCTGACGGGAAGCGTGCTGGTGCAGACACGCGACGTGCAACTGCTCCAGACACGGACAGATCTGGGACAGGAACAACCCGGAACATACAACCTGCGCGACCTGAAGCGTGAGGCGATCACAGTGGTGACCCAGCGCCAACCCACCGATGAAGAGCTGGAGCAACTGGTTTTCGCATGGAAGGTGGTCAAGCACGTGAAGTCCAACGCGATTGTACTGGCGAAGGACTGGGTGATTGTGGGCGTTGGCGCGGGGCAGATGAACCGCGTGCAGTCGGTGAGGTTGGCGTGTGAGGCGGCGGGCGAGCGATCGAAAGGTGCAGTGCTGGCATCGGATGCCTTCTTCCCCTTCCCCGATAACGTAGAGGCAGCGGCTATCGCCGGAGTGACCGCTATCATCCAGCCTGGCGGCTCGGTGAAGGACCATGAGGTTATCGCTGCAGCAGACAGGCTGGGATTGGCGATGGTCTTCACCGGCATGCGTCACTTCCGGCACTGA
- a CDS encoding UPF0721 transmembrane protein: MEPLSLLTVFAASVLAGVLGALLGLGGGIILVPALVLLLHVPEKAAVATSLLGVIATSVTASTSHLRHRYTNIPLAMWLESATILGALVGSMLFRLLSARWLALLFGLLQGYVAWTLSRRPPEPGAQEVAVEDANGASACYVDHATGKTVCYTPTRMAVGWGFSLLAGIISALLGVGGGLIKVPVMNLLMNVPLKAAAATSSFMIGITGSVSAAIYLLHGYVDPTLAAPSVLGVMAGAHLGAVLSRRMRSRVLRNVLIVLLVVSAVRMVWRAL; encoded by the coding sequence ATGGAACCACTGAGCCTGCTGACCGTTTTTGCAGCTTCGGTGTTGGCGGGGGTACTGGGCGCGCTGTTGGGGCTGGGCGGAGGCATTATTCTGGTGCCCGCGCTGGTGCTATTGCTACACGTGCCAGAAAAAGCGGCAGTGGCTACCAGCTTGCTGGGCGTTATCGCCACATCGGTCACCGCCAGCACCTCGCACCTGCGCCACCGTTACACCAACATCCCGCTGGCGATGTGGCTGGAAAGCGCCACGATACTGGGAGCGCTGGTGGGCAGTATGCTCTTCCGGCTCCTAAGCGCGCGGTGGCTTGCCCTGCTGTTCGGGTTGCTGCAGGGGTATGTGGCGTGGACATTGAGCAGGCGACCGCCCGAACCGGGTGCACAAGAAGTGGCTGTAGAAGATGCCAACGGCGCAAGCGCATGTTATGTAGACCATGCCACGGGTAAAACAGTTTGCTACACGCCCACGCGTATGGCGGTTGGATGGGGGTTCAGCTTGCTAGCGGGCATCATTTCTGCTCTGCTGGGGGTTGGCGGAGGGTTGATTAAAGTGCCAGTGATGAACCTGCTGATGAACGTACCGCTTAAAGCGGCAGCAGCCACCAGCTCGTTCATGATCGGTATCACCGGTAGCGTGAGCGCAGCCATTTATCTGCTGCACGGCTACGTAGACCCCACGCTGGCAGCTCCTTCCGTGCTGGGGGTGATGGCAGGAGCGCATCTGGGCGCAGTGTTATCTAGAAGGATGCGCTCGCGCGTGTTGCGCAACGTACTGATTGTATTATTGGTAGTTAGCGCTGTGCGTATGGTGTGGCGCGCACTATAG